One Candidatus Dormiibacterota bacterium DNA window includes the following coding sequences:
- a CDS encoding molecular chaperone TorD family protein: protein MELVRALATLVEPPSADRRALEHALGLAAPPSAEEHTDLFVLQLPPYASIYLGEEGMIGGDARDRVAGFWRALRLLPPAEPDHLTALLGLYATVGELAETETEPARRVLAERAGAALFWEHLASWLPVYLLRVGELGAGPHRRWAALLGAVLAADAERWGPPDSIPAHLRESTALVDEDLDRERIVRAVLSPVRSGLVLTRADLGRAARDLGLGLRLGERAFVVRTLIDQDARSVVRWLAGEARRQAGGHRGLAAPLQPLVRLWRERAESSACRLLRLVGDRTA from the coding sequence GTGGAGCTGGTGAGGGCGCTGGCGACGCTGGTGGAGCCGCCCTCGGCGGATCGCCGCGCACTCGAGCATGCGCTCGGCCTGGCCGCGCCGCCCTCTGCCGAGGAGCACACCGACCTCTTCGTCCTGCAGCTGCCGCCCTACGCCTCGATCTACCTCGGCGAGGAGGGGATGATCGGAGGCGACGCACGCGACCGCGTCGCCGGGTTCTGGCGGGCGCTCCGTCTGCTCCCCCCCGCCGAGCCCGACCACCTCACGGCGCTCCTCGGCCTCTACGCCACCGTGGGCGAGCTCGCCGAGACCGAGACCGAGCCGGCGCGGCGTGTCCTCGCGGAGCGCGCGGGCGCGGCGCTCTTCTGGGAGCACCTGGCGAGCTGGCTCCCCGTCTACCTGCTGCGCGTCGGCGAACTCGGCGCCGGGCCCCACCGGCGGTGGGCGGCGCTGCTGGGGGCTGTCCTCGCAGCGGATGCGGAGCGGTGGGGACCGCCCGACTCCATCCCGGCGCACCTCCGTGAGAGCACCGCGCTGGTGGACGAGGACCTGGACCGCGAGCGCATCGTCCGCGCCGTGCTCAGCCCCGTGCGCAGCGGCCTTGTCCTCACCCGCGCCGACCTGGGGCGGGCGGCGCGCGACCTCGGCCTGGGGCTGCGCCTCGGAGAGCGTGCCTTCGTGGTGAGGACGCTCATCGACCAGGACGCCAGGTCCGTGGTGCGCTGGCTCGCCGGTGAGGCGCGGCGGCAGGCTGGAGGTCATCGTGGCCTCGCCGCGCCGCTGCAGCCGCTGGTGAGGCTGTGGCGGGAGCGCGCGGAGTCGTCCGCATGCCGGCTGCTGCGGCTGGTCGGGGACCGCACCGCATGA
- a CDS encoding methane monooxygenase, with product MAAPSSRRRSITRTHERISQLGWEATYETPVAKHPTRYRFPHRAKDPMKHIMREYLPMELEKDERVYGGHDAAVRAEMPAKAELRWQEILKPFVSVTNFAEIGAGRCMSMLIDAVPNNELRNGYHVQFVDEVRHTGMQMSLARWYAKHSPDPAGWNIANSALPSTPLTSAGLNMLSHFMVGDPIQCAFTLQVVAETAFTNVAFVALPDVAARNGDFTLPTTYLSVQSDEARHISNGYATLLTVLQDDHNAPLIERDLQQAWWINHAFLDTFSGGIMEYFSRSRTDHESYLDKWDRWVRDDWYRAYVLKLGKLGLNLSPEIFENARERIVKGLVHKNVMLAFAAWPLHFWRFDPLDERDFEWLENRYPGWYDDYGAFWEMYREAKNPQDRTLLLSFLNLSPPFCWTCMVPCVLDEDMCHRVVDERTRFYCSKWCSWLDESNPGRYTGDRNFFDRYHGWELSEVVRDLGFVRADGKTLVGQPHLEDENRWTLDDIRACELEIRSPNIRVAQEMGLPSGDWHAAAMADRAIGAGARPAVRPSANGTAHA from the coding sequence ATGGCCGCTCCATCGAGCCGTCGACGCAGCATCACCCGCACCCACGAGCGCATCTCCCAGCTGGGCTGGGAGGCGACCTACGAGACGCCGGTGGCGAAGCATCCCACCCGCTATCGCTTCCCGCACCGGGCCAAGGACCCGATGAAGCACATCATGCGCGAGTACCTCCCGATGGAGCTGGAGAAGGACGAGCGCGTCTACGGCGGCCACGACGCGGCGGTGCGCGCCGAGATGCCGGCGAAGGCCGAGCTCCGGTGGCAGGAGATCCTCAAGCCCTTCGTGTCGGTGACCAACTTCGCGGAGATCGGCGCGGGACGGTGCATGTCGATGCTCATCGACGCGGTGCCGAACAACGAGCTCCGCAACGGCTACCACGTGCAGTTCGTCGACGAGGTGCGGCACACCGGCATGCAGATGTCGCTGGCGCGCTGGTACGCGAAGCACTCCCCGGATCCCGCCGGCTGGAACATCGCCAACTCGGCGCTGCCGAGCACCCCGCTGACGTCGGCCGGCCTGAACATGCTCTCGCACTTCATGGTCGGCGACCCCATCCAGTGCGCCTTCACGCTCCAGGTCGTCGCCGAGACCGCGTTCACCAACGTGGCCTTCGTCGCGCTGCCCGACGTGGCGGCGCGCAACGGCGACTTCACGCTGCCCACCACCTACCTGTCGGTGCAGTCGGACGAGGCGCGCCACATCTCGAACGGCTACGCCACCCTGCTCACCGTCCTCCAGGACGACCACAACGCACCGCTGATCGAGCGCGACCTTCAGCAGGCGTGGTGGATCAACCACGCGTTCCTCGACACCTTCAGCGGCGGGATCATGGAGTACTTCTCGCGGTCGCGAACCGACCACGAGTCGTACCTCGACAAGTGGGACCGGTGGGTGCGGGACGACTGGTATCGCGCCTACGTCCTCAAGCTCGGCAAGCTGGGGCTGAACCTGTCGCCCGAGATCTTCGAGAACGCCCGCGAGCGGATCGTCAAGGGCCTCGTCCACAAGAACGTCATGCTGGCGTTCGCCGCCTGGCCGCTGCACTTCTGGCGCTTCGACCCGCTCGACGAGCGCGACTTCGAGTGGCTCGAGAACCGGTACCCGGGCTGGTACGACGACTACGGCGCCTTCTGGGAGATGTACCGGGAGGCGAAAAACCCCCAGGACCGCACCCTGCTGCTGTCGTTCCTCAACCTGTCCCCCCCCTTCTGCTGGACCTGCATGGTGCCCTGCGTGCTCGACGAGGACATGTGCCATCGCGTGGTGGATGAGCGCACCCGCTTCTACTGCTCGAAGTGGTGCTCGTGGCTCGACGAGTCCAACCCCGGCCGCTACACCGGCGACCGCAACTTCTTCGATCGCTACCACGGCTGGGAGCTCTCGGAGGTGGTCCGGGACCTGGGCTTCGTGCGCGCCGACGGGAAGACGCTGGTCGGCCAGCCCCACCTCGAGGACGAGAACCGCTGGACCCTCGACGACATCCGGGCATGTGAGCTCGAGATCAGGAGCCCGAACATCCGCGTGGCTCAGGAGATGGGCCTGCCCAGCGGCGACTGGCACGCCGCCGCGATGGCGGATCGCGCCATCGGGGCCGGTGCGCGCCCCGCGGTGCGGCCGTCCGCCAACGGAACGGCGCACGCCTGA
- a CDS encoding MmoB/DmpM family protein, with the protein MSDADERFDFVGIVMSKSAEGDAVVSALRKKEGVQVIEQPSFWDVRARDRLVIDYDEVSEELGFEIDGYAIQHEMSTHYGRMIATDDALMLFSDPTEVMEHLMG; encoded by the coding sequence ATGAGCGACGCAGACGAGCGGTTCGACTTCGTCGGCATCGTGATGTCGAAGAGCGCCGAGGGCGATGCGGTGGTCTCCGCGCTGCGGAAGAAGGAGGGCGTCCAGGTCATCGAGCAGCCGTCCTTCTGGGACGTGCGCGCCCGGGACCGGCTCGTCATCGACTACGACGAGGTGAGCGAGGAGCTGGGCTTCGAGATCGACGGCTACGCGATCCAGCACGAGATGTCCACCCACTACGGGCGGATGATCGCCACCGACGACGCGCTGATGCTGTTCTCCGATCCGACCGAGGTGATGGAGCACCTCATGGGATGA
- a CDS encoding Nramp family divalent metal transporter: MGAASLLGPAMVAAIAYVDPGNIATTAVAGSTRGFQLAGVVLGASLLGIPVQALAAKVALATGGDLAGVCGRELPGIARVLLWAVAEVMVMATDVAEVVGASLGLSLLLGIGMLQAGALTATASVALLALRRHRPRWFEAAMGMTIVMLGALSVQQLLLAGHPATQAMPVGGGAAVPGLAFLAAGIIGATVMPHAIFLQSALITARARHRPPHSPGAAYRRAWVDTGMALGAAGLVNVLMLVVAAVALHGSGAPVAGLPEFWQRLRDLAGPMAGHLFAVALVVSGLASASVGTLAGEVVMAGLLRRRVRPMARRLVTLLPSLAVLAAGVPATPALLGSQVVLSLTLPCALVPLIWVTHSRRLMGDLANRRVTTVAAAAGSAVVVSVAVWAVLGG; this comes from the coding sequence ATGGGCGCCGCCTCGCTCCTCGGCCCCGCGATGGTGGCGGCGATCGCCTACGTGGACCCGGGGAACATCGCCACCACCGCGGTGGCGGGCTCGACGCGCGGGTTCCAATTGGCCGGCGTCGTCCTCGGCGCCAGCCTGCTGGGCATCCCCGTCCAGGCGCTCGCGGCCAAGGTCGCCCTCGCCACCGGCGGAGACCTCGCCGGCGTCTGCGGCCGTGAGCTCCCCGGCATCGCGCGGGTGCTGCTCTGGGCGGTCGCCGAGGTCATGGTCATGGCCACCGACGTCGCCGAGGTGGTCGGCGCCAGCCTCGGCCTCTCCCTGCTGCTCGGCATCGGCATGCTCCAGGCCGGCGCGCTCACCGCCACGGCGAGCGTCGCGCTGCTGGCGCTGCGACGCCATCGCCCCCGCTGGTTCGAGGCGGCGATGGGGATGACGATCGTCATGCTCGGCGCCCTGTCGGTGCAGCAGCTGCTCCTCGCCGGTCACCCCGCCACCCAGGCGATGCCGGTCGGTGGCGGCGCGGCGGTGCCCGGCCTCGCCTTCCTCGCCGCGGGGATCATCGGCGCCACGGTGATGCCGCACGCCATCTTCCTGCAGAGCGCCCTGATCACCGCCCGGGCGCGCCACCGCCCACCGCACTCGCCCGGGGCCGCGTACCGGCGGGCGTGGGTCGATACCGGGATGGCGCTGGGCGCGGCCGGGCTGGTCAACGTGCTCATGCTGGTGGTCGCCGCCGTCGCCCTCCACGGCAGCGGCGCGCCGGTGGCCGGCCTGCCCGAGTTCTGGCAGCGCCTGCGCGACCTCGCCGGCCCGATGGCGGGACATCTCTTCGCCGTCGCGCTGGTCGTCTCCGGGCTCGCGTCGGCCTCGGTCGGCACGCTCGCCGGTGAGGTCGTCATGGCGGGGCTGCTTCGGCGCCGGGTGCGCCCCATGGCGCGCCGGCTGGTGACCCTCCTGCCGTCGCTCGCAGTGCTCGCCGCCGGCGTTCCGGCGACGCCCGCGCTCCTCGGCAGCCAGGTGGTGCTCAGCCTCACGCTGCCGTGTGCGCTGGTCCCGCTGATCTGGGTGACGCACAGCCGGCGCCTGATGGGCGACCTCGCCAACCGCCGCGTCACCACCGTCGCGGCCGCGGCGGGGAGCGCCGTGGTGGTCTCTGTCGCCGTGTGGGCGGTCCTGGGGGGATGA
- a CDS encoding 4Fe-4S dicluster domain-containing protein — protein MDQTRCIGCHACTTACKSENAVPLSVTRTYVKSVDVGLFPQVRRSFQVTRCNQCDDAPCVAACPTAAMFQRADGIVDFDKSACIGCKACMAACPYDAIFINPEDHSAEKCNLCAHRLDVGLEPACVVVCPVEAILVGDINDPVSRVSEIVHRDAVAVRRPEKGTRPKLFYRGAHQATLDPIAARRPSGGIFAWSEQRGPVVSGHPGGHNSSASAVLSYDIGHALPWGWRVSLYTWTKGVAAGAYLLPLLLVWSGRLADSSPLWRWAAPIVSGMFLAITGVLLIWDLKHPRRFHYIFLRPQWRSWLVRGSFVIAAYSLVLGLDAVAGIAGSTAMERTLAIAGAPLAAMTAIYTAYLFAQARARDLWQSPLLPPHLLVQALLVGAAVLLPVAAIWDGTAVTPLSWVLAGTAVLHLLLVGGETTLSHGTAHAHLAVHEMTRGRQARFFWSGVGLIAIALLAPVLGVAAVPFAALGLLAHEHAFVEAGQSVPLA, from the coding sequence GTGGACCAGACGCGATGCATCGGATGCCACGCCTGCACCACCGCCTGCAAGTCGGAGAACGCGGTGCCGCTCTCCGTGACCCGAACCTACGTGAAGAGCGTCGACGTGGGGCTCTTCCCACAGGTCCGGCGCAGCTTCCAGGTGACCCGATGCAATCAGTGCGACGACGCGCCGTGCGTCGCCGCCTGCCCGACCGCGGCGATGTTCCAACGCGCTGACGGCATCGTCGACTTCGACAAGTCCGCGTGCATCGGCTGCAAGGCGTGCATGGCCGCGTGTCCGTATGACGCCATCTTCATCAACCCCGAGGATCACTCCGCGGAGAAGTGCAACCTCTGCGCTCACCGTCTGGACGTCGGCCTGGAGCCGGCCTGCGTGGTGGTGTGTCCCGTCGAGGCCATCCTCGTCGGCGACATCAACGATCCCGTCTCACGGGTGTCGGAGATCGTGCACCGCGACGCCGTCGCCGTGCGGCGGCCGGAGAAGGGCACCCGGCCCAAGCTCTTCTACAGGGGCGCCCACCAGGCGACCCTCGACCCGATCGCGGCCCGCCGCCCCAGCGGGGGCATCTTCGCCTGGAGCGAGCAGAGGGGTCCGGTGGTGTCGGGCCATCCAGGCGGTCACAACTCGTCGGCGTCGGCGGTTCTGTCGTACGACATCGGGCATGCGCTCCCCTGGGGCTGGCGCGTCAGCCTGTACACCTGGACCAAGGGTGTCGCCGCCGGCGCCTACCTGCTGCCACTCCTGCTGGTGTGGAGTGGCCGGCTCGCCGACTCCAGCCCGCTCTGGCGCTGGGCCGCCCCGATCGTGAGCGGGATGTTCCTCGCCATCACCGGGGTGCTGCTGATCTGGGACCTCAAGCATCCGCGGCGCTTCCACTACATCTTCCTGCGCCCGCAGTGGCGCAGCTGGCTGGTGCGCGGATCGTTCGTGATCGCCGCCTACAGCCTCGTCCTCGGGCTCGACGCAGTCGCCGGGATCGCGGGCAGCACGGCGATGGAGCGCACGCTCGCGATCGCCGGGGCGCCGCTGGCGGCGATGACCGCGATCTACACCGCGTACCTGTTCGCACAGGCGAGGGCTCGAGACCTGTGGCAGAGCCCGCTGCTCCCGCCGCATCTCCTCGTGCAGGCGCTGCTCGTCGGCGCAGCCGTGCTGCTGCCGGTGGCCGCCATCTGGGACGGGACGGCGGTGACCCCGCTGAGCTGGGTGCTCGCCGGCACCGCGGTCCTCCATCTGCTGCTCGTGGGCGGCGAGACGACGCTGAGCCACGGCACCGCCCACGCTCACCTCGCCGTCCACGAGATGACCCGGGGCCGCCAGGCGCGCTTCTTCTGGAGCGGGGTCGGTCTCATCGCCATCGCCCTGCTGGCGCCGGTCCTCGGCGTCGCCGCCGTCCCCTTCGCGGCGCTCGGGCTGCTCGCCCACGAGCACGCATTCGTCGAGGCCGGGCAGTCGGTTCCGCTCGCGTGA
- a CDS encoding molybdopterin-dependent oxidoreductase, whose translation MDLRRIAARVSAARQDVEARGETFYPGPSRVHLAAYPPRERWDNWVELESRAWPRREEHRYMLVPTTCFNCESACGLLAYVDRDTLQVRKFEGNPEHPGSRGRNCAKGPATLNQVTDPDRILQPLRRAGARGEGRWEQVGWDEVLDDIAGRIRTAILDGRNNEIMYHIGRPGEDGYTERVLAAWGVDGHNSHTNICSSGGRAGYHYWMGIDRPSPDHANARVILLISAHLEAGHYFNPHAQRIMEAKERGAKLVVVDVRLSNTATHADHWLAPHPGSEAAMLLAIANHIIQTGAYDREFVRRWWNWQEFLTHEHPELEPTFEIFEQRLRLLYADHTLESAAAESGLDAGVLRRVAELVAGAGTRLSTHTWRSATAGNLGGWQVSRCLFLLNALLGAVATEGGTYPNTWNKFVPRPIHMPPHPQGWNQLTWPEEFPLSNNEMSFLLPQFLKDGRGTLDVYFSRVYNPVWTNPDGFSWMEVLTDERLVGLHVALTPTWNETAFLADYVLPMGHASERHDLHSYETHDARWLGFRQPVLRAARERLGETVSDTREVNPGGVWEENEFLIELSWRIDPDGTMGIRRHFESRQHPGQRLGVDEYYAHIFETSVPGLPERAAAEGRTPLQYMRQYGAFEVERGIGPLHEQEVPAAELADLRVSDGGRVYTGAPKPEAVNLAPEGVPDGDGEGRRPVGVRIDGRILRGFPTPSGRLEFYSRTLADWGWPEYAIPTYIRSHVHPGRLAPDQVVLLSTFRLPTQIHTRSANAKWLDEIAHTNPLWLHPVDGDRLGGIATGDLVRVETEIGYFVLKAWVTEGIRPGVVACSHHMGRWKVQEQGVRAMMATVSLDHEGSSWAMRRVAGVGPYRSSDPDTRRIWWTDVGVHQNLTFPVHPDPISGMHCWHQAVRVRRAEAGDRYGDISVDTARSRDVYRRWMQGTRAASGHSPDGTRRPHWLIRPLRPGRDGYLLPDAARRRPVPDGAP comes from the coding sequence ATGGATCTGCGTCGCATCGCCGCGCGTGTCAGCGCCGCCCGACAGGACGTCGAGGCCCGGGGTGAGACCTTCTATCCCGGGCCCAGCCGTGTCCACCTCGCCGCGTACCCGCCCAGGGAGCGGTGGGACAACTGGGTGGAGCTGGAGTCGCGCGCCTGGCCGCGGCGCGAGGAGCACCGGTACATGCTGGTGCCGACCACCTGCTTCAACTGCGAATCGGCCTGCGGGCTGCTCGCCTACGTCGATCGCGACACCCTGCAGGTGCGCAAGTTCGAGGGCAACCCCGAGCATCCGGGATCGCGCGGCCGCAACTGCGCCAAGGGTCCCGCCACCCTCAACCAGGTCACCGATCCCGACCGCATCCTCCAGCCGCTGCGGCGGGCCGGGGCGCGGGGGGAGGGGCGGTGGGAGCAGGTCGGCTGGGACGAGGTGCTCGACGACATCGCCGGCCGGATCCGGACCGCGATCCTCGACGGCCGCAACAACGAGATCATGTACCACATCGGCCGCCCCGGTGAGGACGGCTACACCGAGCGCGTCCTCGCGGCCTGGGGCGTCGACGGTCACAACTCGCACACCAACATCTGCAGCAGCGGCGGCCGGGCGGGCTACCACTACTGGATGGGCATCGACCGCCCCAGCCCCGACCACGCCAACGCCCGCGTCATCCTGCTGATCAGCGCCCATCTCGAGGCGGGGCACTACTTCAACCCCCATGCGCAGCGGATCATGGAGGCGAAGGAGCGGGGTGCGAAGCTGGTCGTCGTCGACGTCCGTCTCTCCAACACGGCGACCCATGCCGACCACTGGCTGGCACCGCATCCGGGAAGCGAGGCGGCGATGCTGCTCGCCATCGCAAACCACATCATCCAGACGGGTGCCTACGACCGCGAGTTCGTGCGCCGCTGGTGGAACTGGCAGGAGTTCCTGACCCATGAGCACCCCGAGCTCGAGCCCACGTTCGAGATCTTCGAGCAGCGGCTGCGCCTGCTCTACGCGGACCATACCCTCGAGTCCGCCGCCGCGGAGTCCGGGCTCGACGCCGGCGTGCTCCGGCGGGTGGCGGAGCTGGTCGCCGGCGCGGGCACCCGGCTGTCCACCCACACCTGGCGATCGGCGACGGCGGGCAACCTGGGCGGCTGGCAGGTGTCACGCTGCCTCTTCCTGCTCAACGCGCTGCTCGGTGCGGTCGCCACCGAGGGCGGAACATATCCCAACACCTGGAACAAGTTCGTCCCCCGTCCGATCCACATGCCCCCCCACCCGCAGGGGTGGAACCAACTGACCTGGCCGGAGGAATTCCCGCTCTCCAACAACGAGATGTCCTTCCTGTTGCCGCAGTTCCTCAAGGACGGCCGGGGGACCCTCGACGTCTACTTCTCGCGCGTCTACAACCCGGTGTGGACGAACCCGGACGGCTTCAGCTGGATGGAGGTCCTCACCGACGAGCGCCTGGTCGGTCTCCACGTCGCGCTCACTCCGACCTGGAACGAGACCGCCTTCCTCGCCGACTACGTCCTGCCGATGGGCCATGCGTCCGAACGGCACGACCTCCACTCCTACGAGACCCACGACGCCCGCTGGCTGGGCTTCCGCCAGCCGGTGCTGCGGGCCGCGCGCGAGCGGCTTGGCGAGACCGTGAGCGACACCCGGGAGGTCAACCCGGGTGGGGTCTGGGAGGAGAACGAGTTCCTGATCGAGCTGAGCTGGCGGATCGACCCGGACGGCACCATGGGCATCCGCCGGCACTTCGAGTCGCGGCAGCACCCCGGGCAGAGGCTGGGCGTCGACGAGTACTACGCACACATCTTCGAGACGTCGGTCCCCGGCCTCCCCGAGAGGGCGGCGGCCGAGGGACGCACGCCGCTGCAGTACATGCGCCAGTACGGTGCCTTCGAGGTCGAGCGCGGCATCGGACCGCTGCACGAGCAGGAGGTGCCCGCGGCGGAGCTGGCCGACCTGCGCGTCTCGGACGGTGGCCGGGTCTACACCGGGGCGCCGAAGCCGGAGGCGGTGAACCTGGCGCCGGAGGGCGTTCCCGACGGTGACGGCGAGGGCCGGCGTCCGGTCGGGGTGCGGATCGACGGCCGCATCCTGCGGGGCTTCCCCACACCGAGCGGGCGGCTCGAGTTCTACTCCCGAACCCTGGCCGACTGGGGCTGGCCGGAGTACGCGATCCCCACGTACATCCGGAGCCACGTCCACCCGGGCCGGCTCGCACCCGACCAGGTGGTGCTGCTGTCCACCTTCCGCCTCCCGACCCAGATCCACACCCGCAGCGCCAACGCCAAGTGGCTCGACGAGATCGCCCACACCAACCCGCTCTGGCTGCACCCCGTCGACGGCGACCGGCTCGGGGGCATCGCGACCGGGGACCTGGTGCGGGTGGAGACCGAGATCGGGTATTTCGTTCTCAAGGCGTGGGTCACCGAGGGAATCCGGCCGGGCGTGGTTGCCTGCAGCCATCACATGGGCCGGTGGAAGGTGCAGGAACAGGGCGTGCGGGCGATGATGGCGACGGTCTCCCTCGACCACGAGGGCTCGAGCTGGGCGATGCGGCGCGTCGCCGGGGTCGGCCCCTACCGGTCGAGTGACCCGGACACCCGTCGCATCTGGTGGACGGACGTCGGCGTCCATCAGAACCTCACCTTCCCCGTGCACCCGGACCCGATCTCGGGGATGCACTGCTGGCACCAGGCTGTCCGGGTCCGCCGTGCCGAGGCCGGCGACCGGTACGGCGACATCAGCGTCGACACCGCCAGGTCACGGGACGTCTACCGTCGCTGGATGCAGGGCACCCGGGCGGCGTCCGGCCATTCGCCCGACGGCACCCGCCGGCCCCACTGGCTGATCCGGCCACTGCGGCCCGGACGTGACGGCTACCTCCTCCCCGACGCCGCCCGGCGCCGGCCGGTGCCGGACGGGGCGCCGTAG
- a CDS encoding 2Fe-2S iron-sulfur cluster binding domain-containing protein: protein MSPRVVFEPIAEEIECEEDESVLDAAFRQGLNLAHGCREGQCSACKSYLLQGEVSLRRYSSFALSDSEEANGYTLLCRAMPDEDLVVELLHYDPDNYRLENPIRDVRTTVVAVEPLTHDIRRLLLRIVEPEDFAFVPGQYVDVHVPGTELRRAFSMANVPGDGHLELIVKRYPGGRFSGMLDGELATGDELSVTGPYGAFHLRRGERPILLVAGGSGMAPVLALLRQLASQGSTRTTRFLYGARTRPDLFHLDLVEELGASLVDFRFTPVLSHASPEDAWEGEQGLVHEAVGRCLASGELEDPEIYMCGPPPMIDAVTELVVDGHGIAPDRIHFDSFTTSADAGAATGSALPQR, encoded by the coding sequence ATGTCCCCACGCGTCGTGTTCGAGCCGATCGCCGAGGAGATCGAGTGTGAGGAGGACGAGTCGGTCCTCGACGCCGCCTTCCGTCAGGGACTCAACCTCGCGCACGGCTGCCGTGAGGGCCAGTGCTCGGCGTGCAAGTCGTATCTGCTCCAGGGCGAGGTGTCACTGAGGCGGTACTCGAGCTTCGCCCTCTCCGACTCGGAGGAGGCGAACGGCTACACGCTGCTCTGCCGGGCGATGCCCGACGAGGACCTCGTCGTCGAGCTCCTCCACTACGACCCCGACAACTACCGCCTCGAGAACCCGATCCGCGACGTCCGCACCACGGTCGTCGCGGTCGAGCCGCTCACCCACGACATCCGCCGCCTCCTCCTCCGGATCGTCGAGCCGGAGGACTTCGCCTTCGTCCCCGGCCAGTACGTCGACGTCCACGTTCCCGGAACCGAGCTGCGGCGCGCGTTCTCCATGGCCAACGTGCCCGGCGATGGGCACCTCGAGCTCATCGTCAAGAGGTACCCGGGCGGCCGCTTCTCGGGCATGCTCGACGGCGAGCTCGCGACCGGCGACGAGCTGAGCGTCACCGGCCCGTACGGCGCCTTCCACCTGCGTCGCGGCGAGCGGCCGATCCTCCTCGTCGCGGGCGGCTCGGGGATGGCTCCGGTGCTCGCACTGCTCCGGCAGCTCGCCTCCCAGGGCAGCACCCGCACCACCCGCTTCCTCTATGGGGCGCGCACCCGCCCCGACCTGTTCCACCTCGACCTGGTCGAGGAGCTGGGCGCGTCGCTCGTCGACTTCCGCTTCACGCCGGTGCTCTCCCACGCGTCCCCGGAGGACGCGTGGGAGGGCGAGCAGGGGCTTGTGCACGAGGCGGTCGGGCGCTGCCTGGCCTCCGGCGAGCTGGAGGACCCGGAGATCTACATGTGCGGCCCCCCGCCGATGATCGACGCGGTCACCGAGCTCGTCGTCGACGGCCACGGGATCGCCCCGGACCGCATCCACTTCGACAGCTTCACGACCTCGGCCGACGCCGGGGCCGCCACCGGCAGTGCGCTGCCGCAGCGATGA